Below is a window of Populus alba chromosome 2, ASM523922v2, whole genome shotgun sequence DNA.
AAAtggtgtattttatttttttttaaataaatttaagttctttattttttttagttattagatGATTggtccttttaattttacaaaaaataattttaatactaaattttatttttattatttttcaatttttattgggAGAGAGAATATTCTGATATAgagtgataaaaatataatttctatgaTTACAACcaccaaataaatatatttttatttaaaatgtatggtgatttgattttctcattgaaatgatatttataagtgtagtaatgattattttttaaattattttttatttaaaaaaaatatcaaaataatatatattttttatttgttaaaatttatttttgaatcaatatattaaaacaatttaaaaatattaaaaaaatttatttatttgtttataaaatatataataaaaaacaagttagaATTCACTCCCAAACTATGCCACTAAAAAAACACCATCcttcttctctcttcctctcctaCAAGGAAGTCCCCAAACTAACATTTCCCGGACTCCCTCCTCTGTTTTCACTTCTCTTATAGAGAGAGGAAGAAATGACAGAAACCACGGGTTTCTCAAAACTCTCTGACGACGTCGTACTCAACATCTTCTCCAAACTAGAAGACGATCCACGCAACTGGGCCCGCCTCGCTTGTGTCTGCACCAAATTCTCCTCTCTCATACGCGACATCTGCTGGAAATCCAAATGCAACAAAACCATCCCTTCCGTCGTCTCCGATCTCCTTTCCTCCCCTGACTCTCCTTTCCCTGGCGCCTGGTCTGCCCTCCACAAGCTCGCAGTCTGCTGCCCTGGCCTCCTCCACGCTGGTGTCTTCCTCGAGCACTCCGATTTCGGCCTCGAACGCGAGCTCGGCCCCGACGGTTATTTCCACAAATCCAAAAACACTCCGTCCCAACAACCACAGCAAGCGTCTCATTCCGGTTCTAATTTAGACAAGCGCGACTCATCCTGGTCCTCATTTGATGATTTATATTACGACACTGTCTACAACGTGTACGAATCACAGGATGCGGTTACCGTTAGTTGTGAAGGGAAAGAAGAGGTAATCGGTGGTAATGATGATAAAAGTGTCGATAGCTTCGTTAAGGCCCGCGGCATCTTTGCTGTTGGCAAGAGAAGGAAGATTTGTAGATCTTTGAGTTCTCATTTGGCATCTGGTGTTTGGAATTTGAGCAGAGAGCAAGGGAACAAGTTGCTAGCGAGTCGGTTTCGAGGGGATTGTTTGTACATCTGTGACTGGCCTGGTTGTGTTCACATCACAGAGAAGCGGAATTATATGCTGTTTAGAGggatttttaagaattttaagaaatCGAGGGTCTGGAGGACGATACATGATGGGGATAGGAGCAAGATTGATTTGCACTGTGCGTTTTGCGGGGGTCAGGAGACTTGGGATTTGAATTCTGCTTTTTGTTTGAAGAGAGGTTGTGGGTATCATGATGATGGTGAACCTGTTGTTCGAGCTTATGTCTGTGAAAATGGGCATGTCTCCGGTGCTTGGACTGATTGGCCATTGTACACTTGATGGTGCTAGCTGGGCTACAGTAAGAACTTGCTTCTCGTTTTATGTTTCTATGATTATAGGGATTAATGTTGGTTTTAATCTGCTATGTCTATTTAATATTTCTGTCCTGTGTTTTCTGATCTACTGTCTCATTTGCTGATGCAATGTGcagttttaattaaagatttGTGTGTTTTGTGTTTGGGATTTTCCTGGTGCGCGTGTCATTGGCTTACTAATGAATTATGATATGTTGAATGAGTGTAAGATAAGCACCCATTGTGCCATAAAACGTTAGGTTTGTGGAATGAGCTTGTAGGTGCGTGCTTGTGTTAATTTGTCCTATGAGGTTATGTATTCCATTAAAGTAGTAGTGGAACTTGAACTTGAAATTCCACAATCAGTGCACTTGAGTATTTGCTATGTTTTTGCTGTCTCCATCTatggaagaaagaaaatttagtAACTCAGTTAGGAACAATGAGAAGCTATGATTTATCATGAAATTGTTGAGACTTTGTGTTTGATATATAGTTTGATGAGTCGACTGTAAAACATCACTTCTGGAGTTCATCTTGAGAGTAATGTTTTTGGATGAGATTCCTAAACTGTTGGCATACACAGTTGTGTGAAAATGTTATTTACGCAGCTGCTAAAGTTAATGACATAGTTATTCCGAGACAGCCAACTCTTCATACCAAAGGTCAATCAAGCAAGATTTGTTGAACTTGGTTCTTTGTTCAGAAGCAAGGTAATCCTTTGTGCTTCTTTCCTGTTACACTAGGATCTCATGATGGAAGAGGCATTACTTGGATGGCTAGATGTGAGAAATGTTAGTATTTGGGTTTAAAAGAGATTTCGATCGTTATTGATTAAGAAGAGTTGGGGTTTTGGTAGGTAATTTCTTTGCTCTTGAGTAAATTTAAGATTATATTTGTTGCAAGGATGTGGTGTCGCACCGATTATCCTATTTTACGTGTGGGTAGAAATAATAAggaatttttgttctttatcaTTTAAGAAGATTttgagtcgccatctagtattgTGATCATTAAAAACTAATAGAGTGAGAAAAGAAATGATTGTGTGAAGGGAGGACAATATCATCCTATTACACCTTActtaagaaaatttgaattgtttatttaacCAATTGCTATGTGTTTTTAGTAATTGTGCTATCTATTAGTTAAAAGCCGGTCCACACCAGTAGAGTGGGTTATGGCTTCATGGGTTAAGTCTAGCCATTCTAGAGCTTAGAcatattttttgcatttatttctttaaatattggGAATACGCTTCATAATCCTTAgtattgaaaataaacaaattgatattttggtGGTTTTAGAATTTATACCAAGTTCTTATGACTTTAATAAGCTTGTTATTAAATCTATAATGcatgcaaaatataaaaactatatatgtatatatataaaaacaatagaaatctttctttaatactatattttttaaattgcttaTGACCAAGTTTcatgtttatagaaaaaaatatataaaaaaagtatttactgtattttaaagaaagatttttattgtttatatatatatatatatatatttttgatatatattaaaaaaaaacctaatttatttattactagaaaaatatattaaatataagggGATAAAAACATGTGAAagaccaaaaaataattacaaaataatcctttaaaaatctgaaataataaaaaagagtgtTGTATTTGGCAAAACactaaaaagataaatacaagAGAAATTGTTTTTAGAGGGCATTTGCCGAACAAGTaattaaaaattgtatttttctttcacaAATTATGGCTTTGCCAAATGCAGTTTTAGGTCCTAAGGACTCAGTCTAGTCACATGGACCGGGCTTCTTA
It encodes the following:
- the LOC118046792 gene encoding phytochrome A-associated F-box protein — translated: MTETTGFSKLSDDVVLNIFSKLEDDPRNWARLACVCTKFSSLIRDICWKSKCNKTIPSVVSDLLSSPDSPFPGAWSALHKLAVCCPGLLHAGVFLEHSDFGLERELGPDGYFHKSKNTPSQQPQQASHSGSNLDKRDSSWSSFDDLYYDTVYNVYESQDAVTVSCEGKEEVIGGNDDKSVDSFVKARGIFAVGKRRKICRSLSSHLASGVWNLSREQGNKLLASRFRGDCLYICDWPGCVHITEKRNYMLFRGIFKNFKKSRVWRTIHDGDRSKIDLHCAFCGGQETWDLNSAFCLKRGCGYHDDGEPVVRAYVCENGHVSGAWTDWPLYT